TGAGGGCTGACCAAGCGCCACGGCTCTACCGCGCCGCAGTGCGGTGAGGCTTGCCTCACCGTTGAGGGCTGACCAAGCGCTGAAGGCTCTGCCGTGCCGCAGTGCGGTGAGGCTTGCCTCACCGTTAAGGGCTGACCAAGCGCGACGGCTCTGCCGTGCCGCAGTGCGGTGAGGCTGCCTCACCGCTGAGGGCTAAACAAATCTGCGAGGCTACGCTTCGCAAACAGACAGCATGAATCTGATTACTCCCAACTCTCCTGCTTATTATTTGACGTCGGTTACAAAGGATCGTCTACCAGCATTTCGGCTTGATAAGCTGAAGTCAGTAGCGTGCGACGCGCTTGCCGAAGCTCGAACCTCGGGCGGATTTCTCATCTTCGCCTACGTCATTATGCCCGACCACTTTCATCTCATCTCCGACAGCGAGAAAAAGCCGGCAAAGGTGCTTCAGTTCGTTAACGGCATCGTCAGCCGCAGAGTCATTGATTTTCTTAAGCAGCACGGACACGACTCCTCGCTGCAGAAACTTCAACATCAAGAATATCGTCGGGGACACAAATACTCACTTTGGGATCACCATCCAAATGTTCGTCTCTTGACAAGCGAGAATATGTTAATGGAGCGCGTTCACTACACCCATCAGAATCCCGTTAGAGCAGGCCTGGTGAACAGAGCGGAAGACTACCTTTACTCAAGTGTGCGGATTTGGAATGGAATGCCGCTTGAAGATGAACCTCTAACCGTAGACTTAGATAAACTTCGCTGGAGGAAGGGCAGAGGCGCAGCCTCTTAGGTAAGAAGGCTCGGTCGGTGAGGCAAGCCTCACCGCACTGCGGGGCGGCAAAGCCGCTGGTTGCGCCCTCAACGCTGGCAAGTCTCACCGCCCGCGGGGCGCCCAAGCCGCTAGAGTCTATTTGCCGCCGCCTACAGGTTTTAGGCCGTCAGTCGTATGAATGCGCTCGCGTTCCGGCGCATGGTCGGTGGAATGCGCTTCGGTGGCAGGCGCACGTCGGAAGCTTGGAATGCGCGCCCGGATTGGTTCGGTAAACGTGTGGGCGGCGCGAGCCCATCGCTTCCAGCGCGCCGTCGATCCAAGATCATCGAGCAGTGAGTAAGCGACCGGCGTGGCGATTAGCGTCAGCAGCAGCGAAAGGGTTTGTCCGCCAATGACTACCACCGCGATCGAACGGCGCTCTTCGGCGCCGGGCCCGGTACCGAGTGCCAGCGGCAACATCCCCGCGACCAGCGCCAGCGTCGTCATCAGAATC
The nucleotide sequence above comes from Pyrinomonadaceae bacterium. Encoded proteins:
- a CDS encoding transposase is translated as MNLITPNSPAYYLTSVTKDRLPAFRLDKLKSVACDALAEARTSGGFLIFAYVIMPDHFHLISDSEKKPAKVLQFVNGIVSRRVIDFLKQHGHDSSLQKLQHQEYRRGHKYSLWDHHPNVRLLTSENMLMERVHYTHQNPVRAGLVNRAEDYLYSSVRIWNGMPLEDEPLTVDLDKLRWRKGRGAAS